From the Lolium rigidum isolate FL_2022 chromosome 2, APGP_CSIRO_Lrig_0.1, whole genome shotgun sequence genome, one window contains:
- the LOC124693002 gene encoding uncharacterized protein LOC124693002, translating to MDLPVVDLAPYLQIAAGDAATADAAEEAVRALCATVSASLRDTGALLVKDPRCSAADNDRFLDVVERYFARSAESKRLQERPHLHYQVGVTPEGVEVPRSLVDGEMQERIKSMPDEFQPATPKGPDPKWRYMWRVGPRPSNTRFKELNSEPVIPDDLPEWKDTMDSWGAKMISAVEVVAEMAAIGFGLSKDAFSSLMKEGPHLLAPTGSDLERHGIEGTVFAGFHYDLNFLTIHGRSRFPGLNIWLRNGKKMDVKVPVGCLLIQSGKQLEWLTGGECLAGMHEVVVTKRTLEAIALAKEQNRSLWRVSSTLFSHIASDATLKPLGHFAEAANAPNYPPTYAGEYVEQELSAINLKGKVAL from the exons ATGGACCTCCCCGTGGTGGATCTCGCGCCCTACCTGCAGAtcgccgccggcgacgcggcgacgGCAGACGCCGCCGAGGAGGCGGTGCGGGCCCTCTGCGCCACGGTGAGCGCCAGCCTCCGGGACACGGGGGCGCTGCTGGTCAAGGACCCGCGCTGCTCCGCCGCCGACAACGACCGCTTCCTTGACGTCGTCGAGCGCTACTTCGCCCGATCCGCCGAGTCCAAGCGCCTCCAGGAGCGCCCTCACCTACACTACCAG GTCGGCGTGACGCCAGAAGGTGTGGAGGTACCTCGCAGCCTTGTCGACGGGGAGATGCAGGAGAGGATCAAGAGCATGCCGGACGAGTTCCAGCCAGCCACCCCCAAGGGACCGGACCCGAAATGGCGGTACATGTGGAGGGTGGGCCCTCGCCCGTCGAATACCCGCTTCAAG GAACTGAACTCAGAACCTGTTATCCCCGATGACTTGCCGGAGTGGAAAGACACGATGGATTCCTGGGGTGCAAAGATGATTTCTGCAGTTGAG GTTGTTGCTGAGATGGCTGCGATTGGATTTGGCTTGTCAAAGGATGCATTTAGCTCTTTGATGAAGGAG GGGCCACACCTCCTAGCACCAACTGGAAGTGATCTGGAGCGCCACGGTATTGAAGGCACTGTTTTTGCTGGGTTCCATTATGATCTTAATTTCTTGACCATACATGGCCGAAGTAGATTTCCAGGCCTGAACATTTGGTTAAGAAATGGTAAAAAGATGGACGTGAAGGTCCCTGTTGGCTGTCTTCTCATTCAGTCAGGGAAACAG TTGGAGTGGCTTACTGGTGGTGAGTGTTTAGCTGGAATGCATGAGGTAGTGGTGACCAAGAGAACACTAGAGGCTATAGCATTAGCTAAAGAGCAAAATCGAAGCCTGTGGAGGGTCTCATCAACA CTATTCTCGCACATTGCTTCTGATGCGACGCTTAAACCATTGGGCCACTTTGCTGAAGCAGCCAATGCTCCTAATTATCCGCCAACGTATGCAGGGGAGTATGTCGAGCAAGAGCTCTCGGCGATTAATCTGAAAGGGAAGGTTGCATTATAG